The nucleotide sequence GAATGATAAATTTTGTtcccaatattaataaatcacacaagctttcatataaaacaaattcactacaataaaattcttacaataatttttttaaaagaaaaatgcaATGCTTGCATTATTGTCatgtattaaacaatattaaaccgGATAcaagacctaaaaaaaaaacatatcaaatcaCGTTTTAGAGATTTAACCCCTTTCCTAAATCagattctataaaataaaagaacatcaaaaatattatataacaacacAATTACAAGACAAGTTACAACTGTTGtaacttgaaaataaaatccaaCAAGGCAGTGAAGCAAGGCGAAATTTGCTTACAAATATCTTATGATTTCTAAAACACTTAATGATCTCTTAGATACAACTTATTATAGCCCAAAGATCACAAATACAGCCATAAAGCAAACAACCAAAGCAGTTAGGTAACGGAATAAATGATTCAACAACCATATTTGCTTATATTTCTGGGGAGACTCAAAATTTGAGCTGTAAATGattgttgtaataaaaacatttttattttgttacaaatataactaattTCCACTGTATAAAAAGGGTTCCATCTTAGTACAGTCAAACAAATCTCATACAGTCCGTGTCAACTAGAAATTGGatcttttttatgtttatcttatcaacatttttgattaataataattttaaaactgaatatgaaaaatttaaagtatatatatatatgttttgtaaataacagATATAACGCGAAaagtagttattatattacttcgCATAACTTCCATTGCTCTCTTTTCGCAAAGACTCTCTTTAAGCTACAAGTAAAATTTAGTGCGTATTTGTCAAAGTACTATGAGCATTTAGCAGAAAGGAGAGTGGATTCCtacttttctttatttaataatttttgatacaCTTTGTAGCAtttgcaaattaaataaatattaatgtaaatcgTTTATTACGCTATCTTTACGAGATAACATTCCATGCTTAAGATGTGTTATTTGGGAGTTTAGCTTGAAGTGTGGCAATGTGTTGCTCGAGTTCCCTCACTCGCTGTTGGCTGTTTTGAAGTTGACGTTTGACAATACGCAATTCTTCACCTTGACGGTTAAATGCGAGACGCAACTATAaatgatgataaaaaaatatataatgtacattacacattaaattactcaatttataaagtttgaCTTCAATTATTTAGGCACAgataagctatttaataagacattaGGATTTGGGATGTCATCCTCACATTCATgtcaattgaaataaatatttatggaacaaaaacatttataaaaagcaggCCAAAACACTaagaaaaattcttaaattaatgaatttgtaTGAATTATCATGCTACCAAGAGTGTATCTTGGACACACAAACTCAGTGTCAAAACATTATAGAACACTAAGACTGTTAATGAACATAACCATAGttaaagctatttattagtattgaagaaaattaattcaagAATCTATTACTTATTAGCCATAATTATTGGTTAGGCTAGATTGTAattcattttacaattatCGCACTCTCCTTTGTGTCGGAAAAAATACCAAGAATAAGCTCATTATGGGGCCGTTctagtattaataatacatttatgtaagCACTATAACGAgaagtttgtttatttttgctgacaaaagatataaattgCAGTTAATCTGCTTACTTGAAGGGCCCCTCCCTATGAATAGAATAATGAAAcacattatatgaaaattaccTCATGTTCAGTGAAAACATCGCCATGATTGATCTGCTTGTAGAGAGGCACTGGTTCTAGCTCTCCAGGTTGTTTGCCAAACATCCGTTGCAGCTGGTGGAACTTTGTGGTTTGGTTCGCGTTCGTCTTTTGAGACTTCTCCGTTACCacctaaaataataagaaaacataaaGAACAAATCAATGGCCTGACAACCGTTTTAGCTCAGGGCTCAGAATTCTGTATCtgcttcatgatcatttgtaaaCCTAAAAGGCAAGAAGGTGCCTGACAAATTCTGTcaactttttggatctaagacaaGCCAAACCGGCTCATCATTTTACCTTCACcgttaatttttcaaatttatttatttatttattaacacttcgttgcattacataaaaggaaaatattaaacataatttaatgacaagcaactggcggccttatcgctttagagcgatttcttccagacaaccactatgagtatattagataaggtaggcaagaagtgcaaattTATTCTATGTAATTACGTATAATGTataactttgaaaataaataactgtaaGTATATGTTGTTAGCTCTACCGTCACGTTATCAGTTTCATTGACGTGATTTTCTCGCTGCCAGGTTCCGAGTGGACGGTAGTCGGGAGTGGTCTCTCGTGAGAGGAACGCAAACTTCTTCCTGTTGTTCGCATCTTGGGGTTGCAGCGCCGGAGTGTCCTTGTTGTTAGTACGCGGCTTGTGAGTGGATATTGTTACGCCTGGGAAAAAAATCAACGTACTAAAGGCTTGTAAaaattacacacaaaaaacGACGTTGTAAGTATTACAGAGCAATGTGTGATactaattcaataataatgtatttttttcagaaacaGGTACCATGGAAAGTTTCAAGACAAATTAAATGTCtcaaatttgtatgtaatatttgtatgcTGACCTAGATTCAAATTTGAACTAAATTTCTATTCAGGTACaattatagaattataaatgaataaaaacatccGTTTAAAACTGAATCaagtgaaaaaaattacatttaagcaTATAATTTTTCCACCATTCTAATTTGTGTCTCATGACTTCTGAGCgctgtcaaatatgtcaaacaTCATACAGAAAAATGAAATCTGACAGCTGTTAGAAACGAGAATTAAGTTTGATTGAAGTTCTCGAATAGAGGCTGTAGActtattgaaattgaataacCTTTTCAATCAGTAAGTAATTTTCGTCTCATTGATGAAATATCACGCTAAAGAGTATTATACCTATTTAAAGATCTCGTAGCATGATACTTTGTGATAATGGCTTTTTTAAGCATTTAAACTACTTATGCATATAAGTGATTGCTTagacactatttttttaattttctcattAAAATGGAAATCTTTGACTTCACCAGAGATAGCATACCTGTTTTAAGACTTATCAGCAAGGGTGGCGCGTTCATGCCGCTCATCCAGTCCCGAGCACTCAAAGCAGGTTGAGGAGCGGCTGTGTCCGGGTACAGATCATcctgttaaaattaatttattaaattttatataacctaataaataaaaggcaaCTTAGTAAAGTTTTGCTAAAAACTATAGGAATGCGTCAcctggaatattttttaaactattatttaaataaccaaGAATCATAAGATGAGTAAAAATGgtcagatattttttattgctggTTGGAAAATTTGTGCTACACTAAaacatagtattaaaaaacaattggaTCAgtaccaaataataataagcataAATTCCTTGTCATGTAGGACTATTTGCTCTTTAAGAAGTAGTAggtgatttataataaatggaaTTCAAATCTATTTGAGCACTtctataacaaaacatttgtcAATAAGTCgaaagtttttagtttattaattattatcttaatatatatatatttcttgtgtgcgtgtgtatgtgactgaactcctactaaacgactggaccaattttgatgaaattttttgtgtgtgttcgtggagattcgagaatggtttagattcacaattttgtccgctggacaatgttttttttaattaattagtacttagttgttgattttggaatgttttacattggatccgacagacggcgctaccatctcactgtcaaattttaaataatattcgaattttagtctgtcccgacagttagcgctgcgatcaaattaaaaaaaaaagttttgttatcattgttttattgtagaccatgtgctggatcgttagatattgtcataacatttgaataataattttcatcaaaatggtccagaatgttttagcttattaaaaaaagtttgaaattttcaaattaaagacgtatagacaggacaacgtctgtcggatccgctagtaaattataaattaattgtttatttattataaattatttgtatttagtttagtttatgtatttagacgataacataatttaaaaaaaaagttctactgagataaaaaaatacctggaAGCAGTCAGATTTTCTGGGAACAATCATGGAGATAGGTTCGCACAATCCACGTGACGTGTGTAGTTTGTAGAAACGGAACACTTCACATTGAGCTGTGTTCACACCACGCTTTGGCACAAAGCCTAGACCACGCTGCAAGAAATACATcaagagaattaaaaaaaaattacagactGATTTATTAATGCCCTTTGTTAAAAAAACCAGTAGTTTGTAACGTTTAAAgctatctttttttatataacgagGCTAACTGGCAGacctcacctgatgttaagtgataccgccgcccatgggcacctAATCAAAAGGCTCGCAAGagccggccttttatgaattggtcCGCTCTTTACTTGGAGGACTTTACGTCGATAAAGGTTTTAGCTGTCTATGGAAAAAGATTTCTTTCCGTTTCTTggtcataattttttatgaataggcAAGTATTATTCTTTCGTGCCTGAAGTCCACCAACCACATAATATCATACAATGCCGGTTTTCTTATGCTTTCCTTTAAGTGGTACTGGTAATTGCAGAAGTAGTTTAAATTGCAACTAAAAAACATCTTACCTGTGGGTTCCCGGAAAGAAATTGATTGAGAAAATGCACATAGGGCGCTTCGTCTACCACTTCATAATACCGAATGTTGCCATCACCCTTGCCAGCAAGGTATACctgcaaaattatattacatatatttatcaaaaactatCACAAATTTGACGAAATTGTCAAAAATCAACGTCTGAGCgtgaaaatcaaaaaaaattttacaagtttgtttgattttttactAACAGAGAAATTTGTATCAAGtctctttttgttttttttaaatcaataaaaagatTACTTACCATATTAGTATCGTAGTCGTAATAGGGAAAGACGACACCCGAAGAACTGTCAATTGTCTCACAGACCAAAGGCTTGCTGAGGTCATGCTGTTCCCACACTGCATACTGCCTGTCGCTGTACCGGGAGAAGCCGGTAGTGAGTACACGCCCTTGGCTGCCCAGGAAGGTGCACTTTGAAGCCTTGGTGCCTGTGTGGCATTGACCTTCCtgtcaattataaataacataattgagtttacttatattataaacagtcaatatattttaatatatttacgccCGGTTTCTATATTGtaaactttgtaaatttttttacttgtcTGTCAATTGTCACAAGAAGGAAAATCATATGCGTGaatttaactataattttgataCCAATTATTCTTTGATATCCACTGAAATCAAAGTCAACATAGTTCTGTGCAAAGTTTTCAACTAAAGGCAGCAATTTCTGagtcaaacaaacaaataaatatattagtatagatagcCAAAGATGAACGAAACAGACGCAAAAACACATCTGTTTTATCTTTAGGTAATTaacttctataataaaaatactcacCGATAAAACTATTCCCCGCCTCGGTTCAATAACCCTCAACTTCTTATCCTTACAAGTGGTAGCGAGCAGTGACCCATCCCTATTAAATGACATACAGTAGATCACATCACTGTGGCAGTCAATAATCTTGACGGCTTCGCCTTTGCCTACATCCCACACGAAGatctgaaatttatttaaaactagatGACCCGGTGAACTTCGTATCACCTACATATACTTgtgtgaaaatttaatattttttaaatataattaacaatatacctgtaaaataacaatcagaaaaatacatataaatatatatatattcatatatatatataaagaatatagaTATGTTAGAAATAACCTTATCTTTAATTAGACTggttagttaaaattaatgttaattaaaaaaaataccctaTTCTTGTGTCTAATACTTGGAAAGTGTTCACAGACAGTTTAGATTCGCTAAACCAACGAAcgtagaatttaaataaaaacaaaaattctgTTCCGGAATTTCAACTCAAATTTACGtagcattttaatattaaaacgtaaATACAGGAGGAAGTAGTGACagaaataaagagaaaatcaGTGTGAAAGTGAGAGTAATTTATAGATTACCAGATTGTAGGTTCATTGTTCAAcaagtgttttaattttctcacCTTTCACACCTTCGTTTGTATGATGAGTTTTTAGGCTTTTGTTAGTCACgtcaataatatgttttagcTGTTTACTAAgtgaaatagatatttttttttagatataagttatttttggataaaaactgtattattcgcgtaatcttaataaaaacatagccGAGGCACGCCGGCCCATATTAACAAttagttatgtaataaatgcaattttgtcaaaaaaattttattagaaaaaatggATTACTTGGcttgcgataaaatatatcgtgtaaatttcaaaatcatgatctatataaattttcgtcataaaatgaattcaaattGGCTATGTTTGAGGTTTTTTCTATCGAgagaagttatttaaatcgtgtatCGATATTTCAAATTGGATACGTAAACTACTCAACTgcaccatatattttttccatcaGCCTACTTTAAgaaacgatttaaaaaattggaaTGAAACAATGTACTTTTTCAAGTTTCGCGACCGGATAGgcctttaaaatgtttttttactaagcctaccataaatgttttaattgttttatatgcgtaaagttctaaaaataaatgaaaatgtatatatattaatactctTGGTTAGGATTGAGATTGAAACTTTGTTAATCagttaaaagcttttaaatcttttttgaaattactttttaaacacaattttaataaactttaaaactcGTAAATGGTTCACAATAATTCAACATGTATGTTCTATGTTATTTCATTTCTCTTACTAAACATCtccatatttgaaaatttccaTCAACCAatgttgatgaaatttttcaaATGTGTTAAAGTAGATTCGAGAATGGATACTTTTacaattagattattttttgtatttaagacgTGTACATCGTACGTGGAAGTCTATCGGGTGCGCTAgaacatactatatatattttatatgttatattataaagtaaaattatgtacttacCAAGTAATCGAAGCCAGCACTAAGGAGTATATTCTCAGCAGTTGGATGCCATTCGATGTATGCGACGCGACGTTTGTGACCATGCAGCTCTACCAGCCAGTCCGTCAAATGCATAGAGAGACCACCGTCTGGGATGTGCCATAGTTTtacctataatataattcatatagtCTTCTAATGTTAGcacaaatattctatattggCTGGAATATTACTGAC is from Pieris rapae chromosome 7, ilPieRapa1.1, whole genome shotgun sequence and encodes:
- the LOC111000591 gene encoding coronin-2B isoform X2; the encoded protein is MTNSQVWFRGVRSSKFRHVYGVPFKRERCYDNIKITRNAHDSNFCAVNPKFVAIVTEVAGGGAFLVLPLDHTGRLDFNASRVTGHKGPVLDIKWNPFNDNIIASCSDDCTVKLWHIPDGGLSMHLTDWLVELHGHKRRVAYIEWHPTAENILLSAGFDYLIFVWDVGKGEAVKIIDCHSDVIYCMSFNRDGSLLATTCKDKKLRVIEPRRGIVLSEGQCHTGTKASKCTFLGSQGRVLTTGFSRYSDRQYAVWEQHDLSKPLVCETIDSSSGVVFPYYDYDTNMVYLAGKGDGNIRYYEVVDEAPYVHFLNQFLSGNPQRGLGFVPKRGVNTAQCEVFRFYKLHTSRGLCEPISMIVPRKSDCFQDDLYPDTAAPQPALSARDWMSGMNAPPLLISLKTGVTISTHKPRTNNKDTPALQPQDANNRKKFAFLSRETTPDYRPLGTWQRENHVNETDNVTVVTEKSQKTNANQTTKFHQLQRMFGKQPGELEPVPLYKQINHGDVFTEHELRLAFNRQGEELRIVKRQLQNSQQRVRELEQHIATLQAKLPNNTS
- the LOC111000591 gene encoding coronin-2B isoform X1, with protein sequence MPPVKDEMLREINCLDISITEKSPAKNSALVDVRACNKPASKVWFRGVRSSKFRHVYGVPFKRERCYDNIKITRNAHDSNFCAVNPKFVAIVTEVAGGGAFLVLPLDHTGRLDFNASRVTGHKGPVLDIKWNPFNDNIIASCSDDCTVKLWHIPDGGLSMHLTDWLVELHGHKRRVAYIEWHPTAENILLSAGFDYLIFVWDVGKGEAVKIIDCHSDVIYCMSFNRDGSLLATTCKDKKLRVIEPRRGIVLSEGQCHTGTKASKCTFLGSQGRVLTTGFSRYSDRQYAVWEQHDLSKPLVCETIDSSSGVVFPYYDYDTNMVYLAGKGDGNIRYYEVVDEAPYVHFLNQFLSGNPQRGLGFVPKRGVNTAQCEVFRFYKLHTSRGLCEPISMIVPRKSDCFQDDLYPDTAAPQPALSARDWMSGMNAPPLLISLKTGVTISTHKPRTNNKDTPALQPQDANNRKKFAFLSRETTPDYRPLGTWQRENHVNETDNVTVVTEKSQKTNANQTTKFHQLQRMFGKQPGELEPVPLYKQINHGDVFTEHELRLAFNRQGEELRIVKRQLQNSQQRVRELEQHIATLQAKLPNNTS